Proteins from one Athalia rosae chromosome 8, iyAthRosa1.1, whole genome shotgun sequence genomic window:
- the LOC105683843 gene encoding meiotic recombination protein SPO11: MTVDFRRRGSRKNLALILTVTSHVHKLLINRTSKTRRALYYELQTEPFTATLARTQRTIDAAVNHVAGLLDRAPWELVLGSELIFYFLISMNPSAFTATSKGLVSGDLTLTFSGRESVTCNAEGGVLIPQNIHRITSIRTSAKYVLVVEKDSVFQRLLAEHCPQFLNCILITGKGYPDINTRMLVSLLGNRLNIPVYVLVDADPFGVEIMCIYR, encoded by the exons ATGACCGTGGATTTTCGGCGTAGGGGGAGTAGGAAAAATCTTGCTTTAATTCTGACGGTGACATCGCACGTTCACAAATTGCTCATAAATCGTACGTCGAAAACGCGTCGTGCTCTTTACTACGAACTACAAACCGAACCCTTCACCGCTACCTTAGCTAGAACTCAGCGTACCATCGACGCTGCCGTTAATCATGTGGCCGGTCTTCTGGACCGCGCACCTTGGGAATTAG TACTTGGAtcagaattgattttttatttcctcatttCGATGAATCCTTCAGCGTTTACAGCAACAAGTAAAGGTCTGGTGAGCGGTGATTTGACGTTGACTTTTTCTGGGCGCGAGTCGGTAACTTGCAATGCTGAGGGGGGTGTATTGATACCGCAGAATATTCACCGTATTACCTCGATTCGCACTAGTGCCAAATATGTACTTGTTGTGGAAAAGGACTCGGTTTTCCAGAGACTTCTAGCTGAGCACTGTCCTCAGTTCCTCAACTGCATTCTAATCACTGGAAAAGGATATCCTGACATCAACACCAGGATGTTAGTCAGCTTGTTAGGAAATAGACTCAATATCCCAGTATACGTTCTCGTAGACGCCGACCCCTTCGGAGTTGAGATAATGTGTATTTACAGGTGA
- the LOC105683847 gene encoding elongation factor Ts, mitochondrial, which yields MIAGRIFRYIHTNNSLWQASNKALLSELRRKTGYTFANCKKALQLHENDIKKAEQWLMDQAQTLGWSKATKLEGRATQQGLIAVVVHENHGALVEVNCETDFVARNKYFQSLVATTASAALKYASTIAGQDPVNKASLDSDTLKQLPASDGKSLADHSALVIGNVGENLCIRRALCVNVKDGVSLAGYSHPAPATPSADRVGKYASIVAFSATEKSEQLGRQLCQHVIGMNPSKIGQKGIDEPNPVPDDETTMIYQDFLLDPNITVEELLNNSRAQVLDFARYEAGEAVDAAQDLKTVEMCG from the exons ATGATCGCTGGTAGGATATTCCGTTACATCCACACAAACAACTCACTATGGCAGGCATCCAATAAAGCTCTTTTATCGGAATTACGAAGAAAGACTGGATACACTTTTGCTAACTGTAAAAAAGCCCTACAGTTACATGAAAATGACATCAAAAAG gccGAACAATGGCTGATGGACCAAGCGCAGACATTGGGTTGGTCAAAAGCAACAAAATTAGAAGGCAGAGCAACTCAGCAAGGTCTTATCGCGGTTGTAGTTCATGAGAACCATGGCGCACTCGTCGAGGTAAATTGCGAAACCGATTTCGTTGCTCGAAACAAGTACTTCCAAAGTTTAGTTGCGACAACAGCTTCTGCAGCGCTAAAGTACGCCTCTACAATAGCTGGGCAGGACCCTGTGAACAAGGCTAGCCTGGACTCTGACACTCTGAAACAACTCCCTGCCTCTGATGGAAAATCTTTAGCTGACCACTCTGCTTTGGTGATAGGAAATGTGGGGGAAAATCTTTGCATTAGAAGAGCACTTTGCGTGAATGTAAAAGATGGCGTTTCCCTTGCTGGATATTCACACCCTGCCCCTGCAACTCCATCCGCTGATCGAGTGGGAAAATATGCTTCAATAGTAGCTTTCAGTGCTACGGAAAAAAGTGAGCAACTTGGCAGACAACTCTGTCAGCACGTTATCG GAATGAACCCCTCCAAAATTGGGCAAAAAGGAATCGATGAGCCAAACCCAGTCCCGGATGACGAAACAACTATGATTTACCAAGACTTTTTACTGGACCCAAATATAACTGTTGAGGAGTTATTAAACAACAGTCGCGCTCAGGTTTTAGATTTTGCACGCTACGAAGCTGGAGAAGCAGTAGACGCAGCACAAGATTTGAAAACCGTTGAGATGTGTGGCTAG
- the LOC105683844 gene encoding uncharacterized protein LOC105683844 produces the protein MVVLSRVGSPTMSATVAGNQQQQHPHQEWDINDSNVPRVVEYDPWCEWADGHVRRVYGPDCEEARRHASGWAMRNTNNHNVSILKKSCLGVLVCSLGCALPGGGRVHLRPAICDKARKKQQGKPCPNRQCAGRLEILSCRGHCGYPVTHFWRHTEHAIFFQAKGQHDHPRPEAKSTSEARRSVGAGRRVRGLAVLLAREAALGTKLMSLRGTKRANTETLEPPTRMAQPPPLVSDKGYSCSCPPFECICGLQTGSSVSPYHQASQHQHHTILYPPQQHQQNSSGAETPYWLQDTIQTTQETNPSGLQNYCQNPPGHGIDQVTQDAAYPDFPSFPGDLFQPEEIFQLDQPLRPEFPVVNSHQDVTRSPPTLLDLGSGTIKYESAKTDQDQSYWSQLLSEDSSSSHLSIPQTQDERLHYPGFETRRGQDCYVTGKNLQGHNQCLQDIVGYQTQSRVDQISKGESESKSGQKNGQEPYWIQSQDERLNFPDYEQQKNTCNYPCVRRSSGCFTIDKNEQFTQVYQRNRTPLKDLGQPLHGDPGHTGQSPVSEANQGFNGFENYHQVIEPHALRGSEEPCYYPGNERCHYTCEVLDTRLPQISSSTMMGLNGGSDQTVVGFGDVPDLDMAPFIDYTFVGMLCSPGANGDAHSNGPLTGGCNALQPTQAFVGHH, from the exons GAGTCGCGTTGGGTCGCCGACGATGTCCGCGACTGTCGCCGGAaatcagcagcaacagcatccTCATCAAGAGTGGGATATAAACGATTCAAACGTTCCGAGG GTCGTAGAGTACGATCCTTGGTGCGAGTGGGCTGACGGTCACGTTCGTCGGGTGTATGGTCCAGACTGCGAAGAGGCCAGAAGACATGCTTCGGGTTGGGCGATGAGAAACACGAACAATCACAACGTCAGTATCCTCAAAAAGTCCTGTTTAGGAGTTCTTGTCTGCTCCTTGGGTTGTGCGCTACCAGGCGGAGGCAGGGTCCATTTAAGACCGGCAATTTGCGACAAG GCCaggaaaaaacaacaaggTAAACCGTGTCCGAATCGTCAGTGCGCCGGGCGTCTTGAAATCCTCTCGTGCAGGGGTCACTGCGGTTATCCAGTTACGCATTTTTGGAGGCACACGGAGCATGCGATTTTCTTCCAGGCAAAGGGTCAACATGACCATCCTAGGCCCGAAGCTAAGTCGACTTCTGAAGCTAGGCGAAGCGTCGGGGCTGGAAGACGAGTCAGAGGACTCGCCGTTCTATTGGCCAGAGAAGCAGCACTTGGCACGAAG TTGATGTCGCTCAGAGGTACAAAACGTGCCAATACCGAAACGTTGGAACCTCCAACTCGCATGGCACAACCCCCTCCCTTGGTATCCGACAAAG GATATTCCTGTTCCTGTCCACCTTTCGAATGTATTTGCGGTCTCCAGACCGGTAGCAGTGTCTCGCCGTACCATCAAGCGTCGCAACATCAGCACCATACGATTTTGTATCCTCCGCAGCAACATCAGCAGAATTCGTCGGGGGCTGAAACTCCCTACTGGCTTCAGGACACGATACAAACGACTCAAGAAACTAATCCAAGCGGTTTACAAAATTATTGTCAGAATCCACCGGGACATGGCATCGACCAAGTTACGCAAGATGCCGCGTATCCTGACTTTCCGTCTTTCCCGGGGGATCTGTTCCAGcccgaagaaatatttcaactgGACCAACCCCTGCGCCCTGAATTCCCCGTTGTAAATTCCCATCAAGATGTAACAAGATCGCCACCAACTCTTTTGGATTTGGGGAGCGGTACTATAAAATATGAATCCGCCAAAACTGATCAGGATCAATCTTACTGGAGTCAACTTCTTAGCGAAGATTCTAGCAGCAGCCATTTGAGCATTCCGCAAACCCAGGACGAGCGTTTACACTATCCAGGATTTGAAACAAGAAGAGGACAGGACTGTTACGTTACCGGAAAGAATCTACAGGGGCATAATCAATGCTTGCAGGATATTGTGGGATACCAAACTCAGTCGAGAGTCGACCAAATATCTAAGGGTGAAAGCGAGTCGAAATCTGGTCAAAAAAATGGACAGGAACCTTACTGGATTCAATCACAGGACGAGAGGTTGAATTTTCCAGATTATGAACAACAGAAAAACACCTGCAACTATCCGTGCGTGAGAAGGTCAAGCGGCTGTTTTacgattgataaaaatgaacaatttaCCCAGGTCTATCAGAGGAACAGAACCCCCCTTAAAGACCTCGGGCAACCCTTACATGGAGATCCGGGTCACACTGGACAAAGTCCGGTATCAGAGGCGAATCAAGGGTTCAATGGCTTTGAAAATTACCATCAAGTCATTGAGCCCCATGCTTTGAGAGGTAGCGAAGAGCCTTGCTATTACCCTGGAAATGAACGGTGTCATTACACCTGCGAAGTTCTAGATACTAGACTTCCACAAATATCATCGAGTACAATGATGGGATTGAATGGTGGAAGCGACCAAACAGTTGTTGGATTCGGAGATGTTCCAGATTTGGATATGGCGCCTTTTATCGATTACACATTTGTTGGTATGTTATGCAGTCCTGGGGCTAATGGGGATGCTCATTCGAATGGACCTCTGACCGGTGGCTGCAACGCCCTGCAGCCTACGCAGGCCTTTGTAGGCCATCATTAG